AGCCCGACACTGCACTCCCCGACGCGGACCTCGAGTCGGCGTTCGAAACCATCGTCTCGAGCCCGAACACGGCCTCGAAGCGCTGGGTCTACCGCCAGTACGACCACGAAGTCGGCGTCCGGACGAGCGTCGGCCCCGGCGACGACGCCGCGATCGTTGCGGTCCGGGAAGCCGAGACTGGACTCGCGATTTCCTCTGGTGCCGCACCCAACTGGACCGACACGGCACCCTACGACGGGGCTCGAGCGATCGCCCTCGAGAACGCGACGAATGTCGCCGCGAAAGGGGCAACGCCGCTTGCGGCAGTTAACTGTCTCAACGGCGGCAATCCCGAGAAGCCCGACGTCTACGGCGGGTTCACAGGAATCGTCGACGGACTGGCCGATATGTGTGCGACGCTCGAGACGCCCATCGTCGGCGGGAACGTCTCGCTGTACAACGACTCTGTCGCCGGGCCGATTCCGCCGACGCCAACGCTCGCACTCGTTGGGACGAAAGCGGGTTACGACGCGCCGCCGATGGCTGTCGACGCGGAAGCCGCAGACGACTCGTCACTGTTGCTTGTCGGTGACCTCGGTCTCGAGGCAGAGACGTTCGCACTCGGGGGCTCCGAGTATCTCGCCCAGCAGGGTGGTAGCGACGTGTTCCCCAACCTCCCCGAGGAACCAACGGCGCTTATCGAGACCATTGCGGACATCGCAGACGACGACGCGACGCTGGCGACCCACGACGTGAGCCACGGTGGACTCGCCGTTGCACTCGCTGAAATGGTCACCGCAGACGCCGGTCTCGAGGTCACCCTCTCGACTGACGATCCGATCGGTACGTTGTTCCACGAACAGCCTGGTCGAGTACTGGTTCAGACGAGCGCACCTGAGATGGTTCGTGAGGCGTTCGACGGCATCGCCCCAGTGGTCGACCTCGGCTCGGTGACGACGACCGGTCACCTCGAGATCACAACTGGCGAGGAAACACTCGAGACTGACGCAGCGACGATTGCCGGCCTGCGAGAAACAATCGAACGCGAACTCGCATAGTCGAGACAAACGAGGTCGTACAGCCTTTTATTCGGCTCGTTGTCAAATAGTGTATCTCACTGCTGATGCCGATATTTTGAAATACCCCCGGGACAACTGCTCTGCATAACGACAGTGGAGGCCACCTAGTCGATGGATACCGAGTTGCCGTCCGTGTTAATTGTCGAGGACGAACCCGACCTCGCGAATCTGTATACCGCATGGCTTGCGGGCGAGTACGACGTTCGCACGGCATACGATGGACCTGAGGCACTCGATGCAATCGACGAGGCGATTGACGTCGTCCTGTTGGACCGCCGGATGCCGGAACTGTCAGGCGATACCGTCCTCGAGACGATCCGAGACCGCGATCTCGACTGCCGGATTGCGATGGTGACCGCAGTCGAACCCGATTTTGATATTATTGGCATGGGATTCGACGATTATCTCGTCAAACCCGTCTCAAAAGCGGAACTGCATCATGTTATTGAACAACTGCTGTTGCGTTCGACCTACGACGAGCAGTTGCGAACGCTCTTTGCGCTCGCCTCGAAGAAGGCCCTCCTCGACGGTGAAAAGAA
The Natronolimnobius sp. AArcel1 genome window above contains:
- a CDS encoding response regulator transcription factor — translated: MDTELPSVLIVEDEPDLANLYTAWLAGEYDVRTAYDGPEALDAIDEAIDVVLLDRRMPELSGDTVLETIRDRDLDCRIAMVTAVEPDFDIIGMGFDDYLVKPVSKAELHHVIEQLLLRSTYDEQLRTLFALASKKALLDGEKNEAELAASREYDELEDRLAVLRTRVDETVAAVLEGGDARQLSQDIARGASEE